A section of the Arcobacter roscoffensis genome encodes:
- a CDS encoding FAD-binding and (Fe-S)-binding domain-containing protein, which yields MLEGKYQDFYTQISTQIKKENIFTDKLHTLAYGTDASFYRLIPKIVIKTDNADEVHKIVTLSNEMNLSVTFRAAGTSLSGQAISDSILIITSRKFSDFRISDDKTEISLQPALTGAQTNNLLAPFGKKIGPDPASINAAMIGGIAANNASGMCCGISQNSYKTLKSMKLIFADGARLDTGCSESKDAFRKSHGEFLTALKNIATETKNDEELSALIKKKFKIKNTCGYSINSLVDFDDEFEILQHLIIGSEGTLAFIEEITYYTVEDLKDKASALMYFKDVKEACNAVTKLKLARDAKTIVVDAVELMDRAGLASIENDPAMPDFIKDFDENVTALLVETRAINDKELDIQISQLEELLEEFDVVRDIYFTKDVQEYTLYWKIRKGLFPAVGAVRKVGTTVIIEDVAYPIESLAEATLELQALFKKHGYSEALIFGHALEGNFHFVFTQDFSDEKEVKRYDEFMNDVVDSVAVKYQGSLKAEHGTGRNMAAFIEVEWGRTAYSMMKRIKDLFDPKGLLNPGVIINDDAQAHLKNLKAMPATNDLVDTCIECGFCEPTCPSNELTLSPRQRIVINREISELKRNGKDEEAKEYLDLYQYDGIETCATCSLCSTACPVKIDTGSLTKYLRAEQNSQRANGVANFVASNFSTTLTGMKFGLHGANLMHKLIGTASMESVTDTIRDWTKGKSAKWSTSMPKAITINTKFEQKSRDKKVVYFPSCINRTMGRSSVSQEEKELFDVTVELLQKAQYEIIFPEDMGNLCCGMPFSSKGFNDASKQKSQELEKALNKASKNGEYPVLCDTSPCTKKMMESFESDISIYEPIEFALDFLAKDLEFTTINEPITIHTTCSSRKMGLEAKFKELASLCSTEVIVPADVQCCGFAGDRGFNFPELNKSALRSLKTQTAGAKMAFSTSKTCEIGLSDESGLDYNSIFYLVNKVTKAKNL from the coding sequence ATGTTAGAAGGTAAATATCAAGATTTTTACACACAAATTAGTACTCAAATTAAAAAAGAGAATATTTTTACTGATAAGTTACATACCTTAGCGTATGGAACTGACGCCTCTTTTTATAGGCTAATTCCTAAGATTGTTATCAAAACTGATAATGCAGATGAAGTTCATAAAATAGTTACTTTATCAAATGAAATGAATCTAAGTGTAACATTTAGAGCAGCTGGTACTTCACTTTCTGGTCAAGCTATTTCGGATTCTATATTAATCATCACTTCAAGAAAGTTTTCTGATTTTAGAATCTCAGATGATAAAACAGAAATTTCACTACAACCTGCACTTACAGGAGCACAAACAAATAACCTACTTGCACCATTTGGTAAAAAAATAGGTCCTGATCCAGCTTCTATTAATGCTGCTATGATTGGTGGTATTGCTGCTAATAATGCATCTGGTATGTGTTGTGGTATATCACAGAACTCATATAAGACTTTAAAATCAATGAAACTTATTTTTGCTGATGGAGCAAGGCTTGATACAGGATGTAGTGAAAGTAAAGATGCTTTTAGAAAATCTCATGGTGAGTTTTTAACAGCTTTAAAAAATATTGCTACTGAAACAAAAAATGATGAAGAACTATCTGCTTTAATCAAAAAGAAATTTAAAATCAAAAATACATGTGGTTATTCAATAAACTCGCTTGTTGATTTTGATGATGAATTTGAGATTTTACAACACTTAATCATTGGTTCTGAGGGAACTTTGGCCTTTATTGAAGAGATTACTTACTACACAGTTGAGGATTTAAAAGATAAAGCATCTGCTCTAATGTACTTTAAAGATGTAAAAGAAGCCTGTAATGCAGTTACAAAACTAAAACTTGCAAGAGATGCTAAGACTATAGTTGTTGATGCAGTTGAATTAATGGATAGAGCAGGTTTAGCAAGTATTGAAAATGATCCAGCAATGCCTGACTTTATCAAAGACTTTGACGAAAATGTAACAGCTTTATTAGTTGAAACAAGAGCTATAAATGACAAAGAATTAGATATTCAAATTTCACAGTTAGAAGAGTTACTAGAAGAATTTGATGTAGTAAGGGATATTTACTTCACTAAAGACGTACAAGAGTATACACTTTACTGGAAAATTAGAAAAGGTTTATTCCCAGCTGTTGGTGCAGTTAGAAAAGTTGGAACTACTGTAATTATTGAAGATGTTGCTTATCCTATAGAAAGCCTTGCAGAAGCTACACTTGAACTGCAAGCCTTATTTAAAAAACATGGTTACAGTGAAGCACTTATCTTTGGTCATGCCTTAGAAGGAAACTTCCACTTTGTATTTACACAAGACTTTTCAGATGAAAAAGAAGTTAAAAGATATGATGAGTTTATGAATGATGTTGTTGATTCTGTTGCTGTAAAATACCAAGGTTCACTAAAAGCTGAACACGGAACAGGTAGAAACATGGCTGCCTTTATTGAAGTAGAGTGGGGAAGAACTGCTTATTCAATGATGAAAAGAATCAAAGATTTATTTGATCCAAAAGGTTTATTAAATCCAGGTGTTATTATCAATGATGATGCCCAAGCTCATCTTAAAAACCTAAAAGCAATGCCTGCAACAAATGATTTAGTTGATACTTGTATTGAGTGTGGATTCTGTGAGCCAACTTGTCCATCAAATGAATTGACTTTAAGTCCTAGACAAAGAATTGTAATCAATAGAGAAATTTCAGAACTTAAAAGAAATGGAAAAGATGAAGAAGCTAAAGAGTATTTAGACCTTTATCAATATGATGGAATTGAAACATGTGCGACATGTTCATTGTGTTCAACTGCTTGTCCTGTAAAGATTGACACAGGAAGCCTAACTAAATACCTAAGAGCAGAGCAAAATAGCCAAAGAGCAAATGGTGTTGCTAATTTTGTAGCAAGTAACTTCTCAACTACACTTACAGGTATGAAATTTGGTCTTCATGGAGCAAATTTAATGCATAAATTAATTGGAACTGCTAGCATGGAAAGTGTAACAGATACAATTAGAGATTGGACTAAAGGTAAAAGTGCAAAATGGTCTACATCTATGCCAAAAGCAATTACAATAAATACTAAATTTGAACAAAAATCTAGAGATAAAAAAGTAGTTTATTTCCCATCTTGTATCAATAGAACTATGGGTAGAAGCTCAGTATCACAAGAAGAAAAAGAACTATTTGATGTGACAGTTGAGTTACTTCAAAAAGCTCAATATGAGATAATCTTCCCTGAAGATATGGGTAATTTATGTTGTGGTATGCCATTTAGTTCAAAAGGTTTCAATGACGCTTCAAAACAAAAATCACAAGAGCTTGAGAAAGCTTTAAATAAAGCAAGTAAAAATGGTGAATATCCAGTGCTTTGTGACACAAGCCCATGTACTAAAAAAATGATGGAAAGCTTTGAAAGTGATATTAGTATCTATGAGCCTATTGAGTTTGCATTAGATTTCTTAGCTAAAGATTTAGAGTTTACAACTATAAATGAACCAATTACAATTCATACAACTTGTAGTTCAAGAAAAATGGGATTAGAAGCTAAGTTTAAAGAACTAGCAAGTTTATGCTCTACAGAAGTTATAGTTCCTGCTGATGTACAATGTTGTGGTTTTGCAGGGGATAGAGGATTTAATTTTCCTGAATTAAATAAATCTGCATTAAGAAGTTTAAAAACTCAAACAGCTGGTGCTAAAATGGCATTTTCAACTTCAAAAACTTGTGAAATTGGATTAAGTGATGAGTCAGGACTTGACTATAACTCAATCTTCTATCTTGTAAATAAAGTTACAAAAGCTAAAAATTTATAA